DNA from Leptospira bandrabouensis:
ATAAGAGCCATTTGCTAACATAAACCCAATTTTGTATTCTATTCTAACCTTAGTTTTATCCTTAGGTGTTTGTTTGATTGATACAGTAAACTCAAGTGAACTTCCCATTTTGACTATTTTATTTAATACTTCAAATTTGATTCGTTTTGGTTTCCATTTTGTATCATAAGAAAAGAAAGATAGTGCCTTGGTATTTCCTTTTTTTAAAAGTGTTCGCAAAGAATGTTTTAAATTTTTATCCAATTCTTTGGACTTACCAAACTTAGATTTACAAAACTCCAATACTAATTCAGGATTTAGTTTGGAAATATCATTTAAATGATTTGCTGCACTTCTTCGAACAATTTCGTTTTTATCATCCCAAAGAGTTTCGATAATAGACATATGAATTTCTGGATTCTTTTTAATTTCAGGAATACCGATTCCCCACGGTAACATTGGGCGACTACCTTCACTTGCCAGTCGCCTAACCATTGGCTCCTTATGTTTTGACCAATCATGCATTTGTTTTAACGTTTTATCAAAATGCTCTCTATAGAAGAACCGAATCGCAAATTCAGCACTAGAAAAAACGGTAAGTTTTTCCAAC
Protein-coding regions in this window:
- a CDS encoding DNA alkylation repair protein — encoded protein: MEPLKEMYSREWVLGLGNQIAKVDSKINPLTFQKQVLASPWKEMELKERINRLSEVLVENWHGPLSKIYPKLFQLIETLRCYGVSDFNFPYIFLNDVVTKSGLDDFDTSMKVLEKLTVFSSAEFAIRFFYREHFDKTLKQMHDWSKHKEPMVRRLASEGSRPMLPWGIGIPEIKKNPEIHMSIIETLWDDKNEIVRRSAANHLNDISKLNPELVLEFCKSKFGKSKELDKNLKHSLRTLLKKGNTKALSFFSYDTKWKPKRIKFEVLNKIVKMGSSLEFTVSIKQTPKDKTKVRIEYKIGFMLANGSYGYKVFQLGERNLLPNEEVAISKKHSFVPITTRVYYPGLHTISILLNGNEYKSQKFELKRG